One segment of Pseudoalteromonas rubra DNA contains the following:
- a CDS encoding phosphatidylglycerophosphatase A, translated as MNKPLSFNLKRPHHFLALGFGLGLAPKAPGTFGTLAALPFILLTMGQPLWLQVALAVVISLAGFWICGKTARDVGVHDHPAIVWDEVAGFYITMVGAAISWQSLLVGFLLFRFFDIAKPGPIRLLDRKLHGGLGIMADDLLAGIFSLICLQALFKTGVLGG; from the coding sequence TTGAATAAGCCGTTATCATTCAACCTCAAACGCCCGCACCACTTTTTAGCTTTGGGGTTCGGTTTAGGACTGGCGCCCAAAGCGCCGGGTACTTTTGGTACCCTGGCAGCATTGCCATTTATTTTGCTGACAATGGGACAGCCCTTGTGGTTACAAGTGGCCCTGGCGGTCGTCATTAGCCTGGCTGGTTTTTGGATTTGTGGTAAAACCGCTCGGGATGTCGGGGTACATGACCATCCAGCCATTGTATGGGATGAAGTTGCCGGGTTTTATATTACCATGGTGGGTGCTGCAATCAGCTGGCAGTCTCTGTTGGTTGGCTTCTTGCTGTTTCGCTTTTTTGATATCGCAAAGCCTGGTCCCATCAGATTATTAGATAGAAAACTTCATGGTGGTCTTGGGATCATGGCGGATGACCTGCTTGCCGGGATATTTTCATTGATTTGTCTGCAAGCTTTGTTTAAAACAGGGGTCCTGGGCGGCTAA
- the thiL gene encoding thiamine-phosphate kinase, translated as MKEFELINHYFKGRGIARRDVKVGIGDDCAIVTVPEKHQLAITTDTLVAGVHFFEDIPPRALGHRALAVNLSDLAAMGAEPTWISIGLTLPEVDMDWLEAFTEGMHEIAEYYNVQLIGGDTTQGPLTITICAKGIIPNDKALTRSGAKVGDWIYVTGELGDAALAIEARKRQLVLEDKQVKRLEEKLHFPTPRVAAGQVLRGMATACIDISDGLLADLQHILNKSAVGAIINIEDVPVSPIMQQLQPESLRHELSLAYGDDYELLFTVNDSNKGAVEARLRQYGVEPVCIGQVTASAGKLELFNAGEKCPLPRSGYQHF; from the coding sequence ATGAAGGAATTTGAATTAATCAATCATTACTTCAAGGGGCGTGGTATTGCGCGTCGTGATGTAAAGGTTGGCATTGGTGATGATTGTGCCATAGTGACGGTTCCTGAAAAGCACCAACTTGCCATAACGACAGACACCTTGGTTGCCGGTGTTCATTTTTTCGAAGACATTCCACCCAGAGCCCTTGGTCATCGTGCATTGGCCGTTAACCTCAGTGATTTGGCTGCTATGGGCGCTGAGCCAACCTGGATCTCCATTGGGCTGACCTTACCCGAGGTTGATATGGACTGGCTGGAAGCGTTTACCGAAGGGATGCATGAAATTGCTGAATACTATAATGTTCAGCTGATTGGCGGTGATACGACACAGGGTCCGCTGACCATCACCATTTGTGCCAAGGGGATTATTCCTAATGATAAAGCACTGACACGCTCTGGTGCTAAAGTGGGTGACTGGATCTACGTGACCGGCGAGCTAGGTGATGCTGCGCTGGCTATCGAAGCACGTAAGCGGCAGCTGGTACTTGAGGATAAGCAAGTAAAGCGGCTTGAAGAAAAGTTGCATTTCCCGACTCCCAGAGTGGCGGCAGGGCAGGTTTTACGTGGCATGGCAACAGCCTGTATTGATATTTCAGATGGCTTACTGGCTGACTTACAGCACATCCTGAATAAGTCCGCAGTCGGGGCCATCATTAATATCGAAGATGTGCCTGTTTCACCAATTATGCAACAATTGCAACCTGAATCTTTGCGTCATGAGCTAAGTCTGGCTTATGGCGATGACTATGAGTTGTTATTTACCGTCAACGACAGCAATAAAGGGGCTGTCGAAGCACGACTGCGCCAGTATGGCGTTGAGCCTGTGTGTATCGGTCAGGTCACGGCTTCAGCGGGTAAGCTTGAGTTGTTCAATGCGGGCGAAAAGTGCCCCTTGCCGCGCAGTGGTTATCAACATTTTTAA
- the nusB gene encoding transcription antitermination factor NusB, whose product MKPAARRKARVLALQAVYSWQLSGNPIADIEQQMLIENDVSKVDVEYFKDLARGVAVNCKQLDELMTPHLSRPFDDLDMVEKAVLRVSIYELKFREDVPYKVAINEGIELAKMFGAEDSHKFVNGVLDKAVKIIRK is encoded by the coding sequence GTGAAACCAGCAGCTAGACGTAAGGCGCGTGTCCTTGCCCTTCAGGCAGTATATTCTTGGCAGCTAAGTGGCAACCCCATTGCTGATATCGAGCAGCAGATGCTGATCGAAAATGACGTTTCAAAGGTTGATGTAGAGTACTTCAAGGATCTGGCTCGTGGTGTTGCAGTGAACTGCAAGCAGCTAGATGAATTGATGACGCCGCATTTATCTCGTCCATTTGATGACCTGGATATGGTTGAAAAAGCCGTATTACGCGTCAGCATTTACGAGTTAAAGTTCCGCGAAGACGTCCCTTACAAAGTCGCCATTAACGAAGGGATTGAGCTGGCGAAAATGTTTGGTGCCGAAGACAGTCACAAATTTGTCAACGGCGTACTGGACAAAGCGGTTAAGATAATCCGCAAGTAA
- the ribE gene encoding 6,7-dimethyl-8-ribityllumazine synthase translates to MKIIEGNKYAPGKKFAIVISRFNDFIGSSLLEGAVDELKRTGGVKDEDITVVYVPGAVELPLAAKRVAMKKEHDAIIALGVIIRGGTPHFDLVANESNKGLASVSLDYDIPVAFGVLTTESIEQAIERAGTKMGNKGGEAALGALEMVNVLEQI, encoded by the coding sequence ATGAAAATCATCGAAGGTAATAAATACGCACCAGGCAAGAAATTTGCCATTGTCATCTCTCGTTTTAACGACTTTATCGGCAGCAGCTTGTTAGAAGGCGCGGTTGATGAGTTAAAGCGCACAGGTGGCGTAAAGGATGAAGACATCACAGTTGTGTATGTACCGGGTGCGGTAGAATTACCTTTAGCGGCAAAACGTGTTGCAATGAAGAAAGAACACGATGCCATCATTGCATTAGGTGTCATCATCCGTGGTGGTACGCCTCATTTCGACTTGGTTGCAAATGAGTCTAACAAAGGCCTGGCGAGCGTGTCTCTGGACTACGATATCCCGGTTGCCTTTGGTGTGTTAACCACCGAAAGTATTGAGCAGGCCATCGAACGTGCGGGAACCAAAATGGGCAATAAGGGTGGCGAAGCCGCGCTTGGTGCACTAGAAATGGTGAACGTGCTAGAGCAAATTTAA
- the ribBA gene encoding bifunctional 3,4-dihydroxy-2-butanone-4-phosphate synthase/GTP cyclohydrolase II codes for MSLNSAQEIIDDIKAGKMVILMDDEDRENEGDLIIAAEHITPEAINFMATYGRGLICLTMTQERCQQLDLPLMVKNNGAQFSTNFTMSIEAAKGVTTGISAADRARTVQAAVAKGAVPEDIVQPGHIFPIMAQPGGVLTRAGHTEAGCDLARLAGLEASSVIVEILNPDGTMARRPELEVFAKEHDIKIGTIADLIEYRNLNETTIEKVAQCKLPTEFGEFDLVTYKDTIDNQLHYALLKGEVSADEATLVRVHLQSTFNDTLLSDRSADRSWTLHGAMKYIADNEGVLVILGKQEKTEDLEQLVKAFAAEDAGEKPNYRKFQGTSRTVGVGSQILADLGISKMRLMSLPKKYHALSGFHLEVVDYVEPQ; via the coding sequence ATGAGCTTAAACAGCGCACAAGAAATCATCGACGACATCAAAGCCGGTAAGATGGTCATTCTGATGGATGACGAAGACCGGGAAAATGAAGGCGATCTGATCATTGCGGCAGAGCATATTACGCCAGAAGCAATTAACTTTATGGCGACTTATGGCCGTGGCCTGATCTGTCTGACAATGACGCAGGAACGTTGCCAGCAGCTTGATTTACCGCTGATGGTTAAAAATAACGGCGCTCAGTTTTCAACCAACTTCACCATGTCGATAGAAGCTGCAAAAGGGGTGACAACCGGTATTTCAGCGGCCGATCGTGCCCGTACTGTGCAGGCGGCAGTAGCCAAAGGTGCGGTGCCTGAAGACATTGTGCAGCCAGGTCATATCTTTCCAATTATGGCACAGCCCGGTGGCGTTCTGACTCGCGCCGGTCACACTGAAGCGGGGTGCGATTTAGCCCGCTTAGCCGGTCTTGAAGCGTCTTCTGTGATTGTTGAGATCCTCAACCCGGATGGCACCATGGCGAGACGCCCTGAGCTGGAAGTCTTTGCGAAAGAGCATGACATTAAAATTGGCACCATTGCCGATTTAATCGAATATCGTAACCTTAATGAGACCACGATTGAAAAAGTCGCGCAGTGTAAATTACCGACTGAATTCGGTGAGTTTGACCTGGTTACTTACAAAGACACCATAGATAACCAGTTGCACTATGCATTACTCAAGGGCGAAGTCAGTGCGGATGAGGCAACATTAGTTCGGGTTCATTTACAGAGTACATTCAATGATACATTGCTTTCCGATCGCAGTGCCGATCGCAGCTGGACCTTGCATGGGGCAATGAAATACATCGCCGACAATGAAGGTGTGTTGGTTATTCTGGGCAAACAAGAGAAAACCGAAGATCTGGAACAGCTGGTCAAGGCCTTTGCAGCAGAAGATGCCGGAGAGAAGCCGAACTATCGCAAATTCCAGGGCACTTCCAGAACCGTCGGTGTAGGTTCACAAATCCTCGCTGATCTGGGGATCAGCAAAATGCGCCTGATGAGCTTACCGAAAAAATATCACGCCCTGTCAGGTTTCCACTTAGAAGTCGTCGATTACGTCGAACCTCAATAA
- a CDS encoding riboflavin synthase: MFTGIIEATGTLTELTLKQGDLSVRVTSTTLDMNDVQLGDSIATNGVCLTVVEKFADGFRADVSNETLKLTRFGEYRVGQKVNLEKALQPISRLGGHLVSGHVDGIAEVVAVQPNARATDYWLKAPAQLMKYIPYKGSVAIDGISLTVNDLDGDKFKLTIVPHTAQETTIVDFKVGTLLNLEVDQIARYLERLIQGEPVATQQSTLTSSLLAKAGFIK, translated from the coding sequence ATGTTTACAGGCATCATTGAAGCAACGGGCACATTGACAGAGCTAACGCTTAAACAGGGTGATCTCAGCGTGCGAGTTACCAGCACAACACTGGATATGAATGATGTGCAACTTGGCGACAGCATTGCCACCAACGGAGTGTGCCTGACCGTTGTTGAGAAGTTTGCTGACGGTTTTCGTGCCGACGTTTCAAATGAAACGCTGAAGTTAACCCGTTTCGGTGAATATCGGGTTGGACAAAAAGTGAATCTGGAAAAAGCCCTGCAACCGATCTCACGTCTTGGTGGTCATTTGGTATCTGGTCACGTCGACGGCATTGCTGAGGTGGTCGCCGTGCAGCCTAATGCACGCGCCACAGATTACTGGCTCAAAGCGCCAGCACAATTAATGAAATACATCCCCTATAAAGGCTCCGTGGCCATTGATGGCATAAGCCTGACGGTAAATGACCTGGATGGTGATAAATTCAAGTTGACGATAGTGCCACATACCGCACAGGAAACCACCATTGTCGACTTTAAGGTGGGAACCTTACTCAACCTGGAAGTGGATCAGATAGCACGTTATCTGGAAAGGTTGATCCAGGGTGAACCGGTTGCCACGCAGCAATCAACTCTCACATCTAGCTTGCTCGCCAAAGCTGGGTTTATTAAATAA
- the ribD gene encoding bifunctional diaminohydroxyphosphoribosylaminopyrimidine deaminase/5-amino-6-(5-phosphoribosylamino)uracil reductase RibD, whose translation MSFTQADHTYMARAIELAQQGRFTTTPNPNVGCVIVNNGEIVGEGFHLRAGEPHAEVHALREAKARARGATAYVTLEPCSHYGRTPPCAKGLIEAGVSKVIAAMVDPNPEVAGRGLAMLNEAGIETASGLLEQQARALNKGFLKRMEYGLPFVVCKLAASLDGKTALGNGESKWITGEAARRDVQLGRAQSCAILTGADTVLVDDARLNVRAQELADIERPVEQWRQPVRVIIDSQNRLHPELALFKTPSPVVILRSDLDNQHNWPHFVEQIKINSHAGKIDLHAALSMLAERNINQVWLEAGATLAGAMHQQSLIDEYLIYLAPKIIGTHGKDLFNSAPLASMSEITELHIAEVVSIGTDIRVTAHKQQGK comes from the coding sequence ATGAGTTTTACACAGGCCGATCATACCTATATGGCACGCGCCATTGAATTGGCTCAACAAGGTCGTTTTACCACCACACCCAACCCGAATGTAGGCTGCGTGATCGTTAATAATGGTGAGATTGTCGGTGAAGGGTTTCATTTGCGAGCCGGAGAGCCACATGCAGAAGTACACGCTCTGCGTGAAGCGAAAGCGCGAGCTCGGGGTGCAACAGCCTATGTGACACTTGAGCCCTGCAGCCATTACGGCCGCACTCCTCCGTGTGCAAAAGGTCTGATCGAAGCCGGAGTGAGCAAAGTCATTGCAGCCATGGTTGATCCTAACCCTGAAGTGGCTGGGCGGGGATTGGCGATGCTTAATGAGGCCGGGATAGAAACAGCCTCTGGGCTGCTGGAGCAACAGGCCCGAGCACTGAATAAGGGGTTTTTAAAGCGCATGGAATACGGCTTGCCTTTTGTTGTCTGTAAGTTAGCAGCAAGCCTGGACGGTAAAACGGCACTGGGTAATGGTGAAAGCAAATGGATCACCGGGGAAGCGGCACGACGAGATGTTCAGCTTGGCCGGGCACAAAGTTGTGCGATCTTAACTGGCGCTGACACCGTGCTGGTCGACGATGCCCGGCTTAATGTGCGCGCACAGGAGCTGGCAGACATTGAGCGCCCTGTTGAACAATGGCGGCAACCGGTTCGGGTGATTATTGACTCGCAAAATCGTCTGCACCCTGAGTTAGCTTTGTTTAAAACCCCGTCTCCTGTCGTTATTTTACGTTCAGACCTTGATAATCAACACAACTGGCCACATTTCGTAGAGCAAATTAAAATTAATAGCCATGCTGGTAAAATTGACTTGCATGCAGCGCTGAGCATGTTAGCTGAGCGTAATATCAATCAAGTCTGGCTGGAAGCCGGTGCAACACTGGCGGGTGCCATGCATCAACAAAGTTTGATTGATGAATATCTGATTTATCTGGCACCTAAGATCATCGGCACCCATGGTAAAGACTTGTTCAACAGTGCGCCGTTGGCGTCGATGAGTGAGATCACCGAACTACATATTGCAGAGGTCGTGTCGATAGGGACGGACATTCGCGTCACGGCACACAAACAACAAGGTAAGTAA
- the nrdR gene encoding transcriptional regulator NrdR, with amino-acid sequence MHCPFCTAKETKVIDSRLVGSGHQVRRRRECILCHERFTTFEGAELVMPRVIKQDGSREPFNEDKLQNGLHRALEKRPVSTEQIEEVVHQIKSQLRATGEREVPSQLVGECIMEALKKLDKVAYVRFASVYRCFEDVKEFGEEIARLGDE; translated from the coding sequence ATGCACTGTCCATTTTGTACGGCAAAAGAAACCAAAGTGATTGATTCACGATTAGTTGGCTCGGGCCATCAGGTCCGCAGGCGACGCGAGTGTATTTTGTGTCATGAGCGCTTTACCACCTTTGAAGGTGCAGAGCTGGTTATGCCCAGGGTCATCAAGCAAGATGGCTCCAGAGAGCCATTTAACGAAGACAAGTTACAAAATGGTTTGCATCGCGCGCTGGAGAAGCGCCCGGTGAGCACCGAGCAGATTGAAGAAGTGGTTCACCAGATCAAGTCTCAGTTACGGGCGACTGGCGAGCGGGAGGTGCCCAGTCAGCTGGTTGGTGAGTGTATTATGGAAGCATTGAAAAAACTCGACAAAGTCGCTTACGTGCGGTTTGCTTCGGTGTATCGTTGCTTTGAAGATGTGAAAGAGTTTGGCGAAGAAATTGCCCGACTGGGGGATGAATGA
- the glyA gene encoding serine hydroxymethyltransferase, with protein sequence MLERNMNIADFDPELFQAIQSETTRQEEHIELIASENYCSPRVLEAQGSQLTNKYAEGYPGKRYYGGCEHVDVVEQLAIDRACELFGCDYANVQPHAGSQANAAVFQALLQPHDTVLGMSLAHGGHLTHGSHVNFSGKTYNAIQYGMNEETGEIDYAQVEALALEHKPKMIIGGFSAYSGIVDWAKFREIADKVGAYLLVDMAHVAGLVAAGIYPSPIPHAHVVTTTTHKTLAGPRGGLILSACGDADIYKKLNSAVFPGGQGGPLCHVIAAKAVAFKEALQGEFKAYQTQVVKNAQAMVAVLQERGYKVVSGKTDNHLFLLDLIDKDITGKDADAALGRANITVNKNSVPNDPRSPFVTSGLRIGSPAITRRGFKEAEAGELAGWICDVLDNIEDDAVQAQVKEKVKAICAKLPVYA encoded by the coding sequence ATGTTAGAACGTAACATGAATATTGCAGATTTTGACCCAGAACTATTTCAAGCGATCCAGTCGGAAACCACCCGCCAGGAAGAGCACATTGAGCTTATCGCTTCTGAAAACTACTGTAGCCCGCGCGTACTAGAGGCTCAGGGGTCGCAGTTAACTAACAAATATGCTGAAGGTTATCCGGGTAAGCGTTACTACGGTGGCTGCGAGCACGTCGACGTGGTTGAGCAGCTGGCGATTGACCGTGCTTGTGAATTGTTTGGCTGTGATTACGCAAACGTTCAGCCTCACGCGGGTTCTCAGGCTAACGCTGCGGTATTCCAGGCGCTGCTTCAGCCGCATGACACTGTGTTGGGTATGAGCCTGGCGCATGGTGGTCACCTGACGCATGGTTCACACGTGAACTTTTCTGGTAAAACCTACAATGCAATTCAGTATGGTATGAATGAAGAAACGGGTGAAATTGACTACGCACAGGTTGAAGCGCTGGCATTAGAGCACAAGCCAAAAATGATCATCGGCGGTTTCTCTGCTTACTCAGGGATTGTTGACTGGGCTAAATTCCGTGAGATTGCTGACAAAGTCGGTGCTTACCTGTTGGTTGATATGGCACACGTTGCAGGTCTGGTTGCTGCGGGTATCTACCCAAGCCCAATCCCACACGCACACGTTGTGACAACAACTACACACAAAACATTGGCTGGTCCTCGCGGCGGTTTGATCTTGTCTGCATGTGGTGATGCGGATATCTACAAAAAACTGAACAGTGCGGTTTTCCCCGGTGGTCAGGGTGGTCCTTTGTGTCACGTGATCGCTGCTAAAGCGGTTGCATTCAAAGAAGCGTTGCAAGGCGAGTTCAAAGCTTACCAGACACAAGTGGTTAAAAATGCGCAAGCGATGGTCGCAGTACTTCAGGAGCGTGGTTATAAAGTGGTCTCTGGTAAGACAGACAACCACCTGTTCCTGCTTGATCTGATCGACAAAGACATCACAGGTAAAGATGCTGACGCTGCGCTAGGTCGTGCCAACATCACCGTGAACAAGAACTCTGTACCAAACGATCCGCGTTCTCCGTTTGTGACTTCTGGTCTGCGTATTGGTTCACCAGCTATTACACGCCGTGGCTTTAAAGAAGCTGAAGCGGGCGAGCTGGCAGGCTGGATCTGTGATGTGCTTGATAACATCGAAGATGATGCGGTACAGGCACAAGTAAAAGAAAAGGTTAAAGCAATCTGCGCTAAGCTACCTGTTTACGCGTAA
- the thrC gene encoding threonine synthase, producing MKLVNLKDDTQTVSFIEAVKTGLGRNQGVFFPAELVPLTDVDALLAQPFAQRSAAILKHLIGDELPLDSLQSMCEQAFDFPAQLVQVEENKYCLELFHGPTLAFKDFGGRFMAQCIGAFSQGERVTILTATSGDTGAAVAHAFYQMPGVDVVILYPQGKISLAQQKLFTTLGENIHCYAVEGSFDDCQALVKQAFLDDEVKQTLGLNSANSINISRLLAQVCYYFEAFAQLTVAEREQVHVSVPSGNFGNVCAAMIAAALGLPVKRLSATTNQNDTVPRYLDSGQWQPNATLESISNAMDVSKPNNWPRVESMLDSGYFPKYEFYSRSVSEERTQEVMRQVAKGGYVTEPHTAIAYEGLLLDGQPEETGIFLATAHPAKFRETVEAVLEQAIEMPEALASALEKPCLAEPLSADYDALKQAVLTRLVG from the coding sequence ATGAAACTGGTGAACTTAAAAGATGATACTCAGACAGTATCCTTTATTGAAGCGGTTAAAACAGGTCTTGGCCGTAATCAGGGGGTGTTTTTCCCAGCTGAGCTTGTGCCACTGACTGACGTTGATGCTTTGCTGGCGCAACCGTTTGCACAGCGCAGTGCCGCGATTCTGAAACATCTCATTGGAGATGAGCTACCGCTCGATTCTTTGCAGAGCATGTGCGAGCAGGCATTTGATTTTCCTGCCCAATTAGTACAAGTTGAAGAAAATAAATATTGCCTGGAGCTCTTTCATGGGCCAACGCTTGCCTTTAAAGACTTCGGTGGCCGATTTATGGCGCAATGTATTGGTGCGTTTAGTCAGGGTGAGCGGGTGACCATATTGACCGCAACCAGTGGCGACACCGGCGCTGCGGTCGCACATGCATTTTATCAAATGCCAGGCGTTGATGTGGTGATCTTGTATCCGCAGGGTAAAATTTCGCTGGCGCAACAAAAGCTGTTTACCACACTGGGAGAAAATATTCACTGTTACGCCGTCGAGGGCAGCTTTGATGACTGTCAGGCACTGGTAAAACAGGCTTTCCTGGATGATGAGGTTAAGCAAACTCTGGGATTGAATTCAGCCAACTCAATCAACATCAGTCGCCTTCTGGCCCAGGTGTGTTACTACTTCGAGGCCTTTGCCCAGCTTACCGTCGCGGAGCGTGAGCAGGTTCATGTCTCCGTACCGAGCGGTAATTTCGGCAATGTGTGTGCGGCTATGATAGCTGCGGCGCTGGGGCTGCCAGTTAAACGCCTCAGTGCAACCACCAATCAGAACGACACTGTGCCCCGTTATCTGGATTCTGGGCAGTGGCAACCTAATGCGACTTTGGAGTCTATTTCTAACGCAATGGATGTGAGTAAACCTAATAACTGGCCTCGCGTGGAATCTATGTTGGATAGTGGGTACTTTCCTAAGTATGAGTTTTATTCACGTTCAGTATCGGAAGAGCGAACGCAGGAAGTCATGCGTCAGGTTGCAAAAGGAGGTTATGTGACAGAACCACATACCGCCATTGCCTATGAAGGGCTCCTATTGGATGGGCAGCCTGAGGAAACCGGTATTTTTCTGGCGACGGCGCATCCTGCTAAGTTCAGAGAAACTGTGGAAGCTGTGCTGGAACAGGCAATTGAGATGCCTGAGGCACTAGCAAGTGCGCTGGAAAAGCCATGTCTGGCTGAGCCTTTGTCAGCGGATTATGATGCACTTAAACAGGCTGTGTTAACGCGTTTAGTGGGTTAA
- the thrB gene encoding homoserine kinase produces MKRFYAPASIGNFCVGFDSLGAAIAPLDGTLLGDVVSAEAAEQDSFECIGPYADKLPSGAEENLAYQCLVHFREHVAATMPGVKLTLEKRLPIGSGLGSSACSVVATFAALDAFAQTQLSQTQMIELMADFEGKVSGARHYDNITPCYLGGLQLTAELIPDRALSLPSDDNWRLVVAYPGFALNTAAARAVLPQQLATHDAVEFAQRLSAFTLLMSQHQFDKAVTLMRDEIAEPSRAPLIKGFAEAKQSLPELGALMVSISGAGPTLLALCDNDQDAQRCQLWLQQHYLNEHGFSHICRLDLQGTREIKEGE; encoded by the coding sequence ATGAAACGATTTTATGCACCCGCATCCATCGGCAATTTTTGTGTCGGTTTTGATTCACTGGGCGCAGCGATAGCCCCGCTTGATGGCACTTTGCTGGGTGATGTAGTGAGTGCTGAGGCAGCCGAACAGGACAGTTTTGAATGTATTGGTCCTTATGCGGATAAATTACCGTCGGGAGCTGAGGAAAATCTGGCTTATCAATGTCTGGTCCATTTCAGGGAGCATGTCGCTGCGACCATGCCCGGGGTGAAACTAACGCTGGAGAAACGTCTGCCAATTGGCTCGGGGCTTGGGTCCAGTGCCTGTTCAGTGGTCGCGACGTTCGCAGCGCTGGATGCCTTTGCACAGACTCAGTTGTCTCAGACGCAGATGATTGAGCTGATGGCTGACTTTGAAGGAAAAGTCAGTGGCGCACGCCACTATGACAATATCACGCCTTGCTATTTAGGCGGGTTGCAGCTGACAGCCGAGTTAATACCGGACAGGGCACTGAGTTTACCGAGTGATGACAATTGGCGACTGGTTGTAGCTTACCCTGGCTTTGCACTAAATACGGCGGCGGCCAGAGCGGTATTGCCGCAACAGCTGGCGACACACGATGCAGTCGAATTTGCGCAGCGATTAAGTGCCTTTACATTGCTCATGTCGCAGCATCAGTTTGATAAAGCTGTGACCTTGATGCGTGATGAGATTGCCGAGCCATCCAGAGCACCTTTGATCAAAGGGTTTGCAGAAGCCAAACAAAGCTTGCCTGAATTAGGTGCTCTGATGGTCAGTATTTCTGGCGCCGGGCCAACCTTGTTGGCATTGTGCGACAACGATCAGGATGCACAGCGATGCCAACTATGGCTACAACAACACTATTTAAATGAACATGGCTTCAGCCACATATGCCGATTAGACCTACAGGGCACAAGAGAAATAAAGGAAGGAGAGTAG